The sequence below is a genomic window from Acanthopagrus latus isolate v.2019 chromosome 12, fAcaLat1.1, whole genome shotgun sequence.
GTAAACCAGGTGGCTACAGGCGACAAGCTAACAAGTTGCCATAATATAGTTGATAGAGTCCtgtgttagctaacgttaggtTGGCCTTTGTCAAACAGATGTCAGTGTCAAATAATAATGCCACCTAATCCATCTGGAGACGCATGACAGGAGCACCTCAGTCACTTGTCATGCGATTTAAAAACCCGACCAAAATTAGCCACTACTCAGACAATGTCGTCTTAATGATGTCAGCTAGCCACGGAGCACTTGTATAAACGACAAATAAAGACGTCACAACAGCGGCGAGAACACTCGGGCCACCGTTACTTCATTCTGAGAGACACCAGTTagcagctagcatgctaacagcgGCTAACGCTCACAACTGCCgtgctgtaaaaaaagaaaaaaaaaactgaagttacCTGGTCTGCCACGTCTTCGGCTGTGTTCATGAGATCCTCCTGCCCCATGTTCGTGCAATACTAAGGTTTTATTTCAATAATTAAGGCTAAAGCGCAACACAGCTTTGACGTGTTGGATTTTTTTCGCAGGCTGCGCTCGTGCCGTTCCTCCCCCTGTAAACGTTATTTACTTGAAGATTTCCCGATCGCCTGGACGCAGAGAGAAAAGGCCGCCTCCGCCCCACAATGCCCCGCGATTTGACGAGCGAGACGGAGCCCCCCTACATGGTACTGCAACCGCTGTATGCCACGTATACTGATCCGCGAGGGGCTCGACACATCTCCCCGCCGTTGTTTACCGATGTCATTTTTTCACACTTGTAAACAAGTTTATACCTTCTACAACATCCGAATTCATTTTCGAAATGAACTGTGAGGCATGTTCTTTTTTAACCCCACAAATGCTGTACTGTATTGTAATACCTCAGTGTTTTTCGTGCACAGTTGAGGCAGTCGTGCAGtaattttgttctttgtttatatgttctTGCCATTTTTGAAATCCAGGcgaaatgaaatgtaataaagacaaaaatatcatATCAATACCTTTATAGCATTCCATATGGTGGAATTCACTAGCCTGCATATGTCAGATAGTAATATAATCATAGACTTATTATTAAAATTTTGatcctttattttaaaatagaCATCATTGCATGATATCTTTTATTTGTATGATTTTCACAGTTATAATTTCAATGCACTTTACCGAGTTAAAAAGTTAAAGCTGCAATCTGTAATTTTGGAgaacagaattttaatatttacaatattaattaggTAATACTACAAACtcagaactgaataaacaagctgttgtcagagaacaataaggtccccaggacactgtttgaagctaaaaatgTGGCAGAGTCCGCCATACAACTGTAAAAAAGGATGaaattgtgtcgtcctttaTAAGGagtactgtgtagttttggagaagaaattaaaactccaAATTTTAAtacttacaatattaatgatttttttccccattacaaaataaacaagctattctcaaaagaaaataaggtccccaggacactgtttgaagctaaaaggtggcagggtccgccacatacaactgtaaaaaatggacgaaattgtgttttcctttaaaaggagtactgtgtagttttggagaagaaattaaaactctgaatttcaatacttacaatattaatgaaatattattattttttccattacagaataaacaagctgtgctgAGAGGAACATGAGGTCCCCAGGACACTCTTttaagctagaaaggtggcagggtccgccaaatataaacaaagtaatacagTATGAAACCCTGTTGTCCttcagggtcagtttgtttactcagtttatttAGAAATCAgtagagtttgtttatttagtttgtttgggcatGAATAAATCTTGAATGAATGAGAAACGACTGTTTTTCACACAAGTAGGAGTTGTATGACTCAAACAGATCACACAAACGGTCTGACGAACACGCAGAGAAGCTTCAACATCACACATCCCTCAGCATTCGCATCAGGGCGATTTTCTTATTCATTGCATTTTGTTCACATTCTGCAACAAACTCATCTCTATACACTGTCAACAGCCCTCAAAAAACGACCATCATAAAAGGTTTTGGCAAGGTGTTGGAGAAGCGTCAGTTCTCCctgtcacaaacaaacaggaaattcCCCTAAATTCCTTGGAATCTAGCGAATATGAAGGGCCGCATCATATGATTGATGCCTCATCAAACCATTCGGTGACCCCTCACGCCCTGCGGAGTGGGGCATTATCATCCTGGCTGAGGCACAGCTACGCCCTCACTTATCGGTCATATGTCTACAAATCACTTCATCGCTCTCCGCATTAAATGTTTCCTGGCTGTTTGCCCTCAGTGATCTATTATCTTACTACTGGCTCTTGTGTACACACACCTCTGGAGCTTGGTTACGTGTGCATAGCAGACCACAAACAGCAGGTCAGCCGCAGCTTCTTAATGGAGACAGTGCCGAGGGTTTTGTTCAAACGTCTGTCGGTTCTCTAAATCGTCTCCGTGTGCATTTGCTCCCCTGGCCCCCCTGTCAAGAATCGAGGTCCTTTCCTAACATGACTGCTTATGCAACCCTCCGAAGGGACACAATGTTACAGTAGTGTTTGCGGGGGCTGGCTGGCAATACTCATGGCTGGCTTGTAGTCGTGTTGGTGGTCAGATATGTGGCTAGTGGTGGGGAGAGGATGATAACCACAGCTATCACAAGATGCCAGAGCAACAGCACAGGAAACAAGATGGATGTTCAAAAAGGGGGCCAGAACTTGCACATGGGTTGTTAAAAGTCAAGACTAAAGACTCGAAACGTGTGTCCACTCCCTGTTAGttatgcaggaaaaaaaaaggtattttcaCAAGCAAGCAGAGGTCCAGTTTAATTCATACCAGgtgatgttttttatttgacacaCAGCAATAACTGTGATCTGGATTTAATTGTTTTGCACAGGAACTGAGGAAAGAGGAAATATATGACGCTGACTTTAAGTTGCAGTCACATCTCATGAGTGTAAGTGCAGGTCCGTGCATGTAAAGCTAAATGTCATATTTAACgaaaacaataaatcaacttGTTGCAGTGAGTAGCCACAATCTCATGATAATTCTAGATCTTTTTGCAGACACACTGAAACCTGTAGCGGTACAGGAGGATCCGGTATCTCTCCCGTCATCTATCAAAGCTTCTCCGTAGTCATGAGAGAAACTGTTGGGCAGCCACATCAGCAAGTGACTGCAACTGCTAAGTAATCTGGCTTCCTGTGCTGCTTCCTTATATAGTTCTATATTCTGGAAAATGAGTAGGAGATGTGCTTTTCAAAAGTGCTTTTCACTTGGATGATTTAGGTTCATGTCCCGCAACAGTTGGTTTCTGGAGACGTCTCTCCCCCCGTGTGTTCTGTTTTATAGGCGATCATTGTgaggagaaaattaaaaaaaacacagacaatgttTGCACATACAAACAGAGTTGTATTTTATACAAGCGCTCTTGGTTGCAAACCAGAAAATACAACTTCTCCAGACAAAATGATGCGTTTACTGCCACGCAGACATTGTCCATGTCACGTAAACCAGCCTGGCTGGAGCTGTGCGGCATCAAAACTTGAACAACAGACTATTTTTCatatggaataaatatgaaaagtcGAGGGGATGTTTTCACTATACAAATGTCCGGCTGGTTCAGACAGTCACAGTAATGCTTCTCCAAACTGGAAGTGCAGTGCTGCTCCCTGACAAATTAGCAGGTGTAAAAATACTACACATTTAGGGTTTTGCATTTACTTCCCATTTGGGACTTTTCCACGTTTCTTACGTCCCGATTTCCAGTTGTtgtttctgaatttcttctgAAAACCGCCTCCTTGGACCTGAAAGACATTACAGCATTGGCATCAGTCAAGAACAACCTTATAGCGatgcatcaaaataaaaaataaaaaatgctcttCAGGTTTCGACAGACCTTCTTGCGTTTCTGCAGTACTTGACTATCCACCTCCatttcatcctcttcatctgtttGGAAGTCATCGTCCTCCCCATCCCCCTTGTTTTCACCCTCCATATTTTCCTCTGCCGGGTTTTTTACAGTGAATATGGTGGCTGTGGGGACGTGACAcaagtgtgaaaaaagtagAATTGTAAGCATATGAGTCACTCTCCTGATCGACAGTGTGTTTGATTAAGAGTAAACTCAGTGGACATAACATCCAAAATACTAGTGGACAAAGACGTCTGCAGTGTGTACTGACGAGGGTAGAGGTCGCTCATGCTGTCTTCTGAGTCGCTGTGGTCCTCGTCACTGGATGTGGGTTCCCACATCCCGTTCCCGTGTTTTGAGGCTCTCCCCCGCTCGACCTCTCCTCCGCTGTCTCTGGGCCTTTTCTGCTTGAGTCTGGCCGGGGCGTATTCGATCCCCTGCTTTGCGCACTCTTCATCTAGAGCAGGAACGAGACATTCGCATCAGTCTCCGAGTTGACAGTGTGCAGCATCTCACAACTTATATCTGCAGCGATATTATTGGCCATCGCTGCagctcaaattaaaaaaaaaatgttttaaaaatcactgATTGAAGATTGTAGGGTCAGCTGATTTGGTCCAAGAAGAcgtgatcttttttttgtttgtttggaaagTGTCAGTGCTGTAAAAACCTTCAACTCCatggaggaaaacatgaaaaaacttAAGTAATATGAACACAGAGTTTTGAAGGATCAAGGTACAATGGCAATACTGATAAGAACTGAAGAAATTCTACTGTACAGTGTAATAAAGATGTTGAAGTTCACTGTAAGATACACAAAACTTTATGAATATTATTTTGAGGTAAGTGGCTGGATGATGTGGCggtgaaatgttttaattaaatgttagtGATGATGTTATTTCAGGGACTTCTAATGTACCATCCTCTGCAAATTTCCACAAGCATACAAAAGTGTGTTAAAACTTTGTTCAAGCAGATTTAGCACAATTATGTTCGGCGGAGATGTTTCGCTCTCCTTCCCGAGCGATGATTATCACACCCAAATTCTGTTTGACTTTGGCCTTGTGTTTTATAACGTCCCCACTGTCTAAAGGCAAACTACATGTACCAGTTAATATCCTttccaacaacaaaaagacaaaagaataaatcaaaaataagtGCTGCACTGACATTTGGCGAGGGCTTTCTTGAAGCGTTTGCCGTTCACGTGTCTGAGGACGTGATGCGGCTGGCGGTTGAGGTGTCTGAGGGTCAGCTTGCAGAAGAGCTGGTTGCTGGAAAACAGACAGGCAACACACAAATCAGGCAATGCATTACAAAGTTTAAAAAGGGCAAAATAAACAAGGGATTTCTTGCTTGTAATAagtaaaaaaatgataaatctgTCAATGAAACAGGTGGAAATTGTCTAAAAACAAGTTTCCTATAATACACCAAAATGCTACTCTCTGGGAAATCGTGATTCACCTACTAAAACGGAAAACTCAATGATTATCTGCCACCCTCCTGTGGATGGAAAGTGGGGTGAGGCTTAGCAGCATTCTCCAAACCTATTGAAGtagattttgttgttttcatacgTAAAAAAGGGTTCCGTACGGCTcgtctggcataatccaagtctctggaagttATTTACACCTTCAACACATAGCCGAGCTCCTGCTTTGACTTCAGAAAGCGCAAAGTTAATATTATTTGCCCTGAGAATTGGATCATGCCGGACACattgtatggagccattttttatttttccagctgTATCTTTACAtcttaaaaacaagtccccatctacttcaattatttaggagaatgctgcaactctgttttgttttgaagctccagaaatgttttgttgacttcaCCTGACCTTCCATCCACATGCTGGCGAGtatataatgactgaattctttatttttgggtgaattccTCCTTTAACTACCACTGCTGCACTTAAAATTAAGgagctgatttttcttttttttctggcataaTGACAACACGTCAAGTTAAAGTGTCTCTTACGGTTGTTTCGAGCTCGGCACGATGTGCGGCTCATACTGGCTGTAGTTGAAGTCCGCTGCAGCGCTCAGCTTCTCGTACTTCTTCCCCTGGGTGAACTTCTGCAGCTCGGCCAGGCTGCAGGGAAACTCGTGGCCGTTCAGAGTGCATTTGATCTGCAAACAGCACACAGGTGACAGATGTGGCACATTTAGTGGCTCTTACTCGCTTCGTCTAGCTCGATACGACAATATTCCTGGTCATCATTGACTTGGTTTTAACTCATTCAGCCATCACTTGGCAGTAACACGACACAAGTCAGGAGTTAGCATCGCAGCTAGCATCACATCGTGGAGTTTGTCGCGTGTGATGCGTTGTGATTAGCTCGCAAACCTTTTTGGCGTCTGTAAGCTGAAGGAAAGGGTGGCTGAGTAGGAAAGCTCTGAGGTCCGCGGGTAGTTCGTCCATAGcttcaaaaaaaacacacttcaaaacAGATCTTTCGGTGTGTTTATCAGGCCAGCCCCCTGACAGGAAGTGTCCACACGTGGGTTCTCTGCGCCGACTCTTCTTCTACGTGATATCATCGCGCCACCCACTGGTCAGAGTGAGGAAGTGCGGCTGAGAGGACAACATGAAGCTCAGTAAGTTACCCTGTTTGATTTACACTAAAACAATGTTTCTTCATTCCAACTTGATGATTTTAGTGATATGATACTAAATACTAAAACTAAAATTTTATGTAGCACACTTATTTTGATCCTAAAGTGCTGTGTATatattttgcaaaaatatttttatacgatttttgtattattattatttttataattattattatcatttttaataataatagcttccatgtcatgtcaCCCAGTGAGTCCAAACCAATGCCGATATAATGCCATATAGGGACACACCTCTTGATAATGGACTTTACTGCTTATTCTATTTTATATGAACATGTATTATGAAAATTCAGCAACTCTTTTCAATAGCTTACATGTGGTATGAACGAGTGACTCCAGACTAATACTGAAATGTATCACTGCACAGGTCACATGGGACACGACACTTGATAATGGATTTTACTGCTTATTCTATTTTTATATGaacatttattatgaaaattcaGCATTCActttcaatagcttccatgtcattGGACCCAGTGTCACCAAACGAATACTGAATTGTGGTTCTAAATGTGACAAATGAGAAACAGCACGTTCTAAATGGATTTAACTGCTTCCTTTATTTTACATGAATACATGAAAAGAAATGCcacattttaatgataaatattcatgtaaaataaaagaagcagttgaagccattaaaaaaaaaattggtttagagtcactgggtcacatgatatggaagctattgaaaagaaatgcataggacatttttttggaaaaataaatacacaacacatTAGCAATCAAAATAAGTGTGCTACTTCAATCAGTTTggtaatattttcttttcatagtGTTCACTAATTTCCAGTGACAATGCTTTCTCTGCTAcagcacaaaaataaactttaattgGCTTAAGTCAGGTGGCAGGAGCGTCAagtcagctgactgacagcatcTGACAGCTCACAACCACAGAGCGGAGGAATAACGAGATCTCACTCTATTAGTATTTTTAGAAACCATAAGTGTAATCGTCATCTAACCTGCAGCGgggagaaacttgaaatgcaaataaaaatcgGACCTTGCCAAATGAACGAACATTATTAATAATGACGTAAAAACGCTTTACAGATTTTCAGCAGTGGAT
It includes:
- the surf2 gene encoding surfeit locus protein 2, translated to MDELPADLRAFLLSHPFLQLTDAKKIKCTLNGHEFPCSLAELQKFTQGKKYEKLSAAADFNYSQYEPHIVPSSKQPNQLFCKLTLRHLNRQPHHVLRHVNGKRFKKALAKYEECAKQGIEYAPARLKQKRPRDSGGEVERGRASKHGNGMWEPTSSDEDHSDSEDSMSDLYPPTIFTVKNPAEENMEGENKGDGEDDDFQTDEEDEMEVDSQVLQKRKKVQGGGFQKKFRNNNWKSGRKKRGKVPNGK